A single Corynebacterium stationis DNA region contains:
- the gltX gene encoding glutamate--tRNA ligase encodes MTQEVRVRFCPSPTGTPHVGMVRTALFNWAYARHTGGKLVFRIEDTDAARDSEESYQAILDSLTWLGLGWDEGVDVGGPHEPYRQSQRMDIYADILAKLKEAGLVYPAYSTAEEVEERHKAAGRDPKLGYDNYDRELSDEQIAAFEAEGRQPVWRLRMPEQDWSWNDLVRGEMTFKSETQPDYVVARSNGAPLYTLVNPVDDALMQITHVLRGEDLLSSTPRQLAMYEALKQIGVTDFTPEFGHLPFVMGEGNKKLSKRDPQSNLFNHRDSGIIPEGMLNYLSLLGWSLSADEDIFSIDDLVANFDIKDVLGNPARFDQKKLEAINADQIRLLDPEEFAFRLRNYLSEYTDFPADYDGEKFAIAADLVQTRIKVLSDAYDLLKFLVTSDEELTLDEKSAKKNLKEDAVEPLEAGITALEAVKEWNTPNIEAALTKALIEDLELKPRKAYGALRVAISGAAISPPLFESMDLLGKESTLARLNAARAVTPFQAAEQPAQ; translated from the coding sequence ATGACTCAAGAAGTACGCGTACGCTTTTGCCCGTCGCCCACCGGTACTCCGCACGTTGGTATGGTGCGAACTGCCTTGTTTAACTGGGCTTATGCCCGCCACACTGGTGGCAAGCTCGTCTTTCGCATCGAAGATACTGATGCAGCTCGTGACTCAGAGGAGTCCTATCAAGCAATCTTAGATTCTTTGACCTGGCTCGGTCTGGGCTGGGATGAAGGTGTTGATGTCGGCGGTCCACATGAGCCGTACCGTCAGTCACAGCGGATGGACATCTATGCGGATATCCTGGCAAAACTCAAAGAGGCAGGTCTGGTCTACCCGGCATACTCGACTGCCGAAGAGGTAGAAGAGCGACACAAGGCAGCTGGCCGCGATCCAAAGCTCGGTTATGACAACTATGACCGCGAACTTTCCGACGAGCAGATTGCAGCTTTCGAAGCCGAAGGCCGCCAGCCAGTCTGGCGCCTGCGCATGCCAGAACAGGATTGGTCCTGGAACGACCTCGTACGTGGTGAGATGACATTCAAGTCGGAAACTCAGCCGGACTACGTCGTGGCGCGTTCCAATGGTGCACCGCTGTACACCCTTGTTAACCCAGTCGATGACGCTCTCATGCAGATCACCCACGTCCTGCGCGGTGAGGACCTACTGTCATCCACCCCACGTCAGCTAGCCATGTACGAAGCGCTCAAGCAGATTGGCGTCACCGACTTCACCCCAGAATTTGGCCACCTGCCATTCGTAATGGGGGAGGGCAATAAGAAGCTGTCGAAGCGTGACCCACAGTCGAACCTGTTCAACCACCGCGATAGCGGCATCATCCCAGAGGGCATGCTCAACTACCTCTCGCTATTGGGCTGGTCGCTATCTGCAGATGAAGATATCTTCTCTATTGATGACTTGGTTGCCAATTTTGATATCAAGGATGTCTTGGGCAACCCAGCGCGCTTTGACCAGAAGAAGCTCGAGGCTATCAACGCTGACCAGATTCGTCTGCTCGACCCCGAAGAGTTCGCTTTCCGTCTGCGCAACTATTTGAGCGAGTACACCGACTTTCCCGCAGACTACGACGGGGAGAAGTTCGCTATCGCAGCAGACTTGGTACAAACACGCATCAAGGTGCTTTCCGATGCCTACGATCTTCTCAAGTTCCTCGTCACCTCCGACGAAGAACTGACCCTAGATGAAAAGTCCGCGAAGAAGAACCTGAAAGAAGACGCAGTTGAGCCACTAGAGGCCGGTATTACCGCTCTAGAGGCAGTAAAGGAGTGGAACACTCCTAACATCGAAGCGGCTCTTACTAAGGCTCTTATCGAGGATTTGGAGCTGAAGCCACGCAAGGCCTACGGCGCCCTCCGTGTCGCTATCTCTGGCGCGGCAATTTCCCCACCACTGTTTGAATCCATGGACCTTCTGGGCAAGGAATCCACCCTGGCACGTCTTAATGCCGCTCGCGCGGTCACGCCTTTTCAGGCAGCAGAGCAGCCAGCGCAATAA
- a CDS encoding isochorismate synthase has product MCAQRPSTAPDFLLSRTTGSVRTQGSVQTYTDVDKAIDDIEAQRVEMVVGALPFDLDKPSALTVPKTIVREPAALEPPAYFRQQNLTSEISGVDPDMHEHLRRVEAAVATINASRLEKVVLARAVDIEFNGPVDPMLVAARLINLSNHRDGFAADLTPAGYDGTMLVGASPEVLVKKRGNVVSAYPLAGSAARSADPEEDRLAGERLLTSDKDLREHAFVVEHLTEILAPMCDTFYAPNTPQLVHTNEMWHLGTPISGTLKKPTTALELAVRCHPTPAICGTPTAAAKSLIFTAETDRGFYSGAVGWCDASGDGEYMVAIRCAEVAGDGLTARAWAGGGIVEDSDPEAELAETTAKLQTIVRAMGIQNF; this is encoded by the coding sequence ATGTGTGCCCAACGCCCTTCTACCGCGCCTGATTTCCTGTTGTCTAGAACAACAGGTTCTGTGCGTACCCAGGGCTCGGTGCAAACCTACACGGACGTCGATAAAGCCATCGACGATATTGAGGCACAGCGCGTAGAAATGGTCGTCGGCGCACTGCCTTTCGACCTGGATAAACCCTCTGCTTTGACGGTTCCGAAGACGATTGTTCGTGAACCTGCGGCACTCGAACCCCCAGCGTATTTCCGGCAGCAGAATCTGACCTCAGAAATCTCTGGTGTCGATCCAGACATGCACGAGCATCTTCGCCGCGTGGAAGCTGCCGTTGCCACTATTAACGCGTCCCGTTTGGAAAAGGTCGTTCTAGCCCGCGCTGTCGATATTGAATTCAACGGCCCGGTTGACCCGATGCTCGTGGCAGCGCGCTTGATCAATTTATCGAATCACCGCGATGGCTTTGCCGCGGATCTGACCCCTGCCGGCTATGACGGCACTATGTTGGTGGGCGCTTCCCCTGAGGTGCTGGTGAAAAAGCGGGGTAACGTGGTCTCCGCCTACCCCCTGGCTGGCTCGGCTGCACGTAGCGCCGACCCCGAAGAAGACCGCCTCGCCGGTGAGCGCCTTCTGACTTCTGATAAAGACCTGCGCGAGCACGCCTTTGTCGTCGAACACCTCACTGAGATTCTGGCGCCGATGTGCGATACCTTTTACGCACCCAATACCCCGCAGCTGGTCCACACCAATGAGATGTGGCACCTGGGCACGCCCATTTCCGGCACCTTGAAAAAGCCCACCACCGCGCTGGAACTTGCCGTGCGCTGTCACCCCACCCCAGCTATTTGCGGCACCCCGACGGCTGCCGCGAAGTCCCTTATTTTCACTGCCGAAACAGACCGCGGTTTTTACTCCGGCGCCGTGGGCTGGTGTGACGCATCCGGCGACGGCGAATACATGGTTGCCATCCGCTGCGCCGAAGTAGCCGGTGACGGCCTTACTGCGCGGGCCTGGGCCGGCGGTGGCATCGTCGAAGACTCCGACCCCGAGGCGGAGCTCGCCGAGACCACCGCGAAGCTGCAGACCATCGTCCGCGCGATGGGTATCCAGAACTTCTAA
- a CDS encoding fumarylacetoacetate hydrolase family protein — protein MRLGRIAHPDGICFAIIEGDSDDPQSDKLVAKEIAGTPYTTPEPTGREWKLNEVRLLAPTLPTKVVALGRNYADHVAEVFKESAESLPPTIFIKPSTAVIGPEAPIKIPDFATKVEFEGELAVVISKVSKNIDPENWQDHVLGFTICNDVSSRDLQFQDGQWARAKGIDTFCPIGPWIQTDLNALDLDDHKINAYLTHEGKREQKQDSNTNQMIVKMGGILAEISQSMTLLPGDVITTGSPAGTAPMYDGDRIEVEIPKVGILANPIENA, from the coding sequence ATGCGTTTAGGACGAATTGCACACCCCGACGGAATCTGCTTTGCCATCATTGAAGGCGACAGCGACGACCCACAAAGCGATAAGCTTGTAGCGAAAGAAATCGCTGGCACCCCATACACCACTCCAGAGCCAACCGGCCGTGAGTGGAAGCTCAACGAGGTTCGACTGCTTGCCCCAACCCTGCCGACCAAGGTTGTGGCACTGGGCCGTAACTATGCTGACCACGTTGCTGAGGTCTTTAAAGAATCAGCAGAATCTTTGCCACCAACCATCTTTATCAAGCCATCCACGGCCGTTATCGGCCCTGAGGCTCCCATCAAGATCCCGGATTTTGCCACCAAGGTTGAATTCGAGGGCGAGCTGGCTGTAGTTATCTCCAAGGTCTCCAAGAACATCGACCCTGAAAACTGGCAAGACCACGTACTAGGTTTTACCATCTGCAACGATGTTTCCTCCCGTGACCTGCAGTTCCAGGATGGTCAGTGGGCACGCGCGAAGGGCATTGATACTTTCTGCCCAATCGGCCCATGGATCCAGACCGACTTGAATGCCTTGGACCTCGATGATCACAAGATCAACGCTTACCTGACCCACGAGGGCAAGCGTGAGCAAAAGCAGGACTCCAACACGAATCAGATGATTGTGAAGATGGGTGGCATCCTCGCTGAGATCTCCCAGTCCATGACTCTGCTGCCAGGCGACGTCATTACCACCGGCTCCCCAGCAGGCACCGCACCAATGTACGACGGTGACCGCATCGAGGTGGAAATCCCGAAGGTCGGCATCCTTGCCAACCCAATCGAGAACGCTTAA
- a CDS encoding exonuclease domain-containing protein translates to MALFDFLSPRRVFEIEAPEPNTPIEEVEFLAVDMETTGLKPKQHEIVSIGWVPVINNRVQLKDAHYVLIKGVDVGDSAIIHHLRDSDLEQGCELEEAIEMLTAALHGKALLAHFAPIETAFYSHACKKLWGKEPQLQVVDTFALERRHMERMSTFPRGEDLRLSRVRARYGLPNYRNHNALTDAIACAELYLAMAAHRPPQKLKDMQKNLQIQRC, encoded by the coding sequence ATGGCCTTATTTGATTTTCTCTCTCCGCGGCGCGTGTTCGAGATTGAAGCACCAGAACCGAATACTCCCATCGAGGAGGTGGAGTTTCTCGCCGTCGATATGGAAACTACCGGTTTAAAGCCCAAGCAGCATGAAATTGTTTCCATTGGCTGGGTGCCGGTCATCAATAACCGCGTGCAGCTCAAAGATGCGCACTATGTGCTGATTAAAGGCGTGGATGTTGGCGACTCCGCAATCATTCACCACTTACGCGATAGCGATTTGGAACAAGGCTGTGAGCTAGAAGAAGCAATAGAAATGCTCACCGCGGCCCTGCACGGCAAGGCATTGCTTGCACACTTCGCACCGATTGAAACCGCCTTTTATTCACACGCGTGTAAAAAGCTCTGGGGCAAAGAACCACAACTGCAAGTAGTAGACACTTTCGCGCTAGAGCGCCGCCACATGGAACGCATGAGTACCTTTCCACGTGGGGAAGACCTCCGGCTGAGCCGAGTGCGCGCGCGGTACGGGCTGCCGAATTACCGCAATCATAATGCGCTAACCGATGCCATCGCGTGCGCCGAACTCTACCTCGCCATGGCCGCGCATCGTCCGCCGCAGAAGCTGAAGGATATGCAGAAAAATCTGCAAATCCAGCGTTGTTAA
- a CDS encoding DUF294 nucleotidyltransferase-like domain-containing protein — MSVELEEVTGFLASIEPFRHLPEAELEALAPTLTVRYVRRGEIVLDFEESNNFLRIIRSGAIDILGPDNVLLDRRDPGLTFGYSTLVGTNSSRYRMEAVEDSLVYEMPREVFIQLSKRNPDIARFYSSQSRRIRAAAEEIANAGANTNVLRTHIYDVKISKALSCPPDLSIREAAQRMDEHSVSSLLVIENEALLGIITDRDMRGRVVAEGVDTSRPVTEVMTTNLLTLGSEALAMEALMLMSERKIHHLPVVDDGRVTGIVTQNDIARLLHNDPVFLAADISRKNSIDELADAFTRTTKVVAQLIESGAAPEETAGMITIAADGVARRLFTLGIEKYGKPPVDFAFVAVGSQGRREMVLASDQDNALVLSDDFDHAIHNDYFQKLTEFVCLGLDRAGQVLCPGDMMAMNPQWRMTVTEWERTFANWTGAPEPDALLNAQIFFDFRVIAGSQELGNEVHQSAVAHGKNALRMHAHLASLAARREPPLTFFKGLVVERSGQYANTLNIKKGGTAAIVQMARLYSLSAGHSIVETRERLRQSAGKTVSRAGSEDLLDAFDYLRSITLKYQASQIRSGQQPNYHIDPKQLSGMERENLRDAFSIIKSMQNALATKYPVRNIL; from the coding sequence ATGAGCGTCGAATTAGAAGAGGTTACAGGTTTCCTCGCGTCCATCGAGCCCTTCCGGCACCTTCCGGAAGCAGAGCTCGAAGCACTAGCGCCCACACTAACGGTGCGCTACGTCCGACGTGGGGAAATTGTTTTGGACTTTGAAGAGTCCAATAATTTCTTGCGCATCATCCGCTCCGGCGCGATAGATATCTTAGGCCCCGATAATGTGCTGCTGGACCGCCGCGACCCAGGACTAACGTTTGGCTATTCCACCTTGGTGGGTACGAATTCCTCGCGCTATCGCATGGAGGCGGTCGAAGATAGTTTGGTGTATGAAATGCCACGCGAGGTTTTCATCCAGCTATCTAAGCGTAACCCCGATATCGCGCGCTTTTACTCCTCCCAGTCACGCCGTATCCGTGCCGCGGCAGAAGAAATTGCCAATGCAGGTGCCAACACCAATGTGCTGCGCACGCATATCTATGACGTCAAAATTTCCAAGGCGCTGTCGTGCCCGCCGGACCTCAGCATCCGCGAAGCCGCCCAGCGCATGGATGAGCACAGCGTCTCCTCACTGCTGGTGATTGAAAACGAAGCACTGCTTGGCATTATCACTGACCGCGATATGCGCGGGCGCGTCGTCGCCGAAGGAGTAGATACCTCCCGACCGGTCACAGAAGTGATGACCACCAACCTGTTAACGCTCGGCTCAGAGGCACTTGCCATGGAAGCTTTGATGCTCATGTCCGAGCGCAAGATTCACCACTTGCCGGTGGTGGATGATGGCCGGGTAACAGGCATTGTCACGCAGAACGATATCGCACGCCTGTTGCACAATGACCCAGTCTTCCTCGCAGCGGATATCTCACGCAAGAACTCCATCGATGAGCTTGCCGATGCCTTTACGCGTACCACCAAGGTAGTTGCTCAACTAATTGAAAGCGGGGCAGCACCAGAAGAAACCGCCGGCATGATCACTATCGCTGCCGATGGCGTAGCCCGCAGGCTTTTTACCTTAGGGATAGAGAAATATGGCAAGCCCCCGGTGGACTTTGCTTTTGTTGCCGTGGGCTCCCAGGGCCGCAGGGAGATGGTCTTAGCTTCAGACCAGGACAATGCACTTGTGCTTAGCGATGATTTCGACCACGCCATCCACAACGACTACTTCCAAAAGCTCACCGAGTTTGTGTGCCTGGGACTTGATCGTGCCGGGCAGGTGCTGTGCCCCGGTGACATGATGGCCATGAACCCGCAGTGGCGTATGACCGTGACCGAGTGGGAGCGCACCTTTGCCAATTGGACCGGGGCACCAGAACCTGATGCTTTGCTCAACGCGCAGATATTCTTTGACTTCCGCGTTATCGCCGGCAGTCAAGAACTAGGCAACGAAGTCCATCAATCCGCCGTCGCGCACGGCAAAAACGCCCTGCGGATGCACGCGCACCTGGCATCACTAGCCGCGCGCCGAGAACCACCTTTGACCTTCTTTAAGGGCCTGGTGGTCGAGCGTAGCGGGCAGTACGCCAATACCTTAAACATAAAGAAAGGCGGCACAGCCGCTATCGTGCAGATGGCGCGGCTGTATTCACTCTCTGCAGGACACAGCATCGTAGAAACCCGCGAGCGCCTGCGCCAATCCGCGGGCAAGACTGTCAGCCGTGCCGGCAGCGAAGACCTCCTCGATGCCTTCGACTACCTACGTTCTATCACCTTGAAGTATCAAGCCTCGCAGATTCGCTCTGGCCAGCAACCGAACTATCATATCGACCCCAAACAACTTTCCGGCATGGAGCGCGAGAACCTTCGTGATGCTTTCTCCATTATTAAGAGCATGCAAAATGCTTTGGCCACCAAGTATCCTGTCCGGAATATTTTGTAG
- a CDS encoding cell wall-binding repeat-containing protein, with protein sequence MNTNLASHSLNATEQPHGRKLRRYGRMAVASVSAALMVASCSVFTSGENNDGTSNSASSEDSSKAPSFAVDAPTSLSDADPSGFNAAQYFFPAEAGDNDPTSKQLVVAGPEETDQYAAAQAAVESGAPMLIIGDGEAGEKAKAQILELAPEEIVQYGIDLNDDPALAESDAKISKPEESEETATLSSLEDLAAQESPNDGNDAAPQVLVASGTNVAQVASARAAGAPVQVLAAADPRATSDSMAAVAEGNAVALGEGFGNQEEFDAQVKLAANGELPGGGGLVFPGRRMVALYGHPSGPALGVMGEQPPAEAAALAQEYADRYKDLTQWPVIPAFEIIATVASDSPGDDGDYSNESQPDELRPYVDAITEAGGYAFLDLQPGRARLIDQAKMYEDLLKQPNVGLALDPEWKIGPDEVPMTNVGHVEAEEVNEVSEWLAQLVQDNDLPQKGLILHQFQLQMLRDRDQIRTDYPELSFILHADGHGDAGQKFDTWNAMRQDLSSDYFMAWKNFIDEDTPMFDPTQTYDVDPRPWFVSYQ encoded by the coding sequence ATGAACACTAATTTAGCTTCCCATTCCCTCAACGCTACTGAGCAGCCACATGGTCGCAAACTGCGCCGCTATGGCCGCATGGCGGTGGCTTCTGTATCCGCTGCCTTGATGGTGGCGTCTTGTAGCGTCTTTACCTCCGGCGAGAACAACGATGGCACGAGCAATAGCGCGTCCTCGGAAGATAGCTCTAAGGCGCCTAGCTTCGCCGTGGATGCGCCGACTTCCTTATCGGATGCGGACCCGTCCGGGTTTAATGCCGCGCAATATTTCTTCCCAGCCGAGGCTGGCGATAATGATCCCACTAGCAAGCAGTTAGTGGTCGCTGGTCCTGAGGAAACTGACCAATATGCCGCAGCGCAGGCAGCGGTTGAGTCAGGCGCGCCCATGCTGATTATCGGCGACGGCGAAGCCGGCGAAAAGGCCAAAGCACAGATCCTGGAACTAGCGCCCGAAGAGATCGTGCAGTACGGCATCGACTTAAACGATGACCCGGCGCTCGCCGAATCTGATGCAAAGATTAGCAAGCCAGAGGAGAGTGAGGAGACTGCAACCCTAAGCTCCTTAGAGGACCTAGCAGCGCAGGAAAGCCCTAATGACGGCAATGACGCTGCACCGCAGGTACTCGTGGCATCAGGCACGAATGTCGCACAGGTAGCCTCAGCACGCGCGGCAGGCGCACCAGTGCAGGTTCTAGCCGCTGCTGACCCACGTGCGACCTCAGATTCCATGGCTGCTGTAGCTGAGGGCAACGCCGTCGCATTAGGCGAAGGCTTTGGCAACCAGGAAGAATTCGATGCCCAGGTGAAACTCGCTGCCAATGGTGAACTGCCTGGTGGCGGTGGACTCGTATTCCCAGGCCGACGCATGGTGGCGCTCTACGGTCATCCTTCAGGTCCTGCCTTAGGTGTCATGGGCGAGCAACCCCCAGCAGAAGCTGCGGCACTCGCGCAGGAATACGCCGATAGGTACAAGGACTTAACGCAGTGGCCAGTTATCCCGGCTTTTGAAATCATCGCGACGGTGGCATCGGATTCGCCTGGCGATGACGGCGATTACAGCAATGAATCCCAACCGGATGAGTTGCGCCCTTATGTTGATGCGATTACCGAGGCCGGTGGCTACGCCTTCTTGGACCTTCAGCCAGGCCGTGCACGCCTGATTGATCAGGCCAAGATGTATGAGGACCTGCTCAAACAACCTAACGTCGGTTTAGCACTGGATCCAGAGTGGAAGATTGGCCCTGATGAAGTGCCAATGACCAATGTGGGCCACGTGGAAGCCGAAGAGGTCAATGAGGTCTCCGAATGGCTTGCTCAGCTCGTGCAAGATAATGACCTGCCGCAAAAGGGACTGATTCTGCACCAATTCCAGCTGCAGATGCTGCGCGATAGGGACCAGATTCGCACTGACTACCCAGAGCTGTCGTTTATCCTGCACGCAGATGGACACGGTGATGCCGGGCAGAAGTTCGATACCTGGAATGCAATGCGTCAGGACCTAAGCTCTGATTACTTCATGGCGTGGAAGAATTTCATCGACGAAGACACCCCAATGTTTGACCCCACGCAAACTTATGATGTCGATCCACGCCCATGGTTCGTTTCTTATCAGTAA